The DNA window TTGCCGACCGGGTGCAGGTGGCCGGCGATCTCGGCCTGCTCGCCTGCCGCCGGCTCGTGGCGGAGCGTGAGGGAGCCGAGCGCCATCTCGTCCACCACCTGCCCGCCGATGCTGTCGGGCAGGATGCGGTCGTGGTTGCCCGTGACCCAGATCCAGTCGCGGCCCTGCTGCGCTTGCGCAAGGGTGGCGCGCTCCTCGTCGCCGAGGCGGTCCGGCCCGCCGATGTCGTGGAAGCTGTCGCCGAGCGCCACGACGGTCTTCGGGTCGAAGCGGAGTACCGCGTCGGAGAGCGCCAGAAGCGTCTCGCGGGTGTCGTAGGGCGGCAGCATCATGCCGCGCCGGGCGAAGGACGAGCCCTTCTCGAAATGGAGATCGGCCACGAGCAGGGCGTCGTGGGCGGGCAGATACATCGCCCCCGTCAGGTCGAGGAGGGCCAGCTGACCGGCCAGCTCGATCTCATGTGTTGTCTGTTTGTTCTTCCGCAATGCCGTCACGCCAAAGCCTCGTCGAGAAGCGCCGCTTCCGCCTCGGCCAGAATCTCGTCCGCGTTGTCGCTATAGACGCGCTCGCGGCCGATCTCCAGCATGACGGACACGCTCAAAGGAGAAACCCGGTCGAGCGGCTTGTGGATGATTCGCCCCCGGATGCGCTCTAGCATCATGCCGAGACGCCTCACGTCGAGGAGTCCCGTTGCCGCATCCGCCCGCGAGGCGCGCAGGAGCACGTGGTCGGGCTCGTGCTTGCGCAGCACGTCGTAGACGAGGTCTGTCGAGATCGTGACCTGACGGCCGGTCTTCTTCTCCCCCGGGAAGCGGCGCTCGATGAGGCCGGCGATCACCGCGCATTGGCGGAAGGTGCGCTTCATGAGGGAGGATTCGGCGAGCCAGTCCTCGAGATCGTCGCCGAGCATGTCCTCGGAGAACAGGTCGTCCATGAAGGCGGGATCGCGCGCGGCGCGGCCGGCGACGTCGCCCGAGGCATAGACCGCGATGCCGTAATCGTTGGCCACGAAGCCCAGCGGCTTGAGCTTCGCCCGCTCGAGCCGGCGGGTGAGCAGCATGCCCAGCGTCTGGTGGGCGAGCCGTCCCTCGAAGGGAAAGCAGGTCATGTAGAAGCGGTTGCCGCGGGGAAAGGTCTCGACCAGGAGGTCGCGCGGCCCGGGCAGGAGCGATCGCCGGCGCTGCTGCAGGAGCCAGTCGGTCATCTGCTGCGGCAGGCGGTCCCACTCGAAGGGATCGGCGAGGATCTGCCGCACCCGCGCGGCCAGGAAGGTGGAGAGCGGGAACTTGCCGCCCTCGTAGGACGGGATCATCGGGTCGGTGCCGGCGCCCGCGCGGGTCACCAGCGCCTCGTCCTCGGAGATGCCCTCGAAGCGCAGCACCTCGCCGGCGAAGAGAAAGGTATCGCCCGGCGTCAGCGTCTCGGCGAAGTACTCCTCGATCTCGCCGAGGATGCGCCCCCGCGGCAGCACGGTGCCGGGCCGCGAGCGCGCCGACTTGCCGAGCCGCACCTTGATCATGCTGGACTCGACGATGGTGCCCACGTTCAGCCGGTATTGCTGCGCCACCTTCGCGTCGCGCACGCGCCACAGATCGTCCTTGCCCTTCACGATCTTGGCGAAGCGCTCATAGGCCCGCAGCGCATAGCCGCCCGTCGCCACGAAGGCGACGCAGGCCTCGAAATCCTCCCAGGTCAGGCCCGCATAGGGCGCGGCGGAGCGCACCTCCTCGTACAATCCGTCGAGCCTGAACGGCTCGGCGCAGGCCATGCCGAGGATGTGCTGGCAGAGCACGTCGAGGGCGCCGGTGCGCGCATCCGGCGTGTCCTGCGCGGCCTCGTGGACCGCGTCGAGTGCCGCGCGGCATTCCAGGATCTCGAAGCGGTTCGCCGGCACGAGATAGGCTTCCGACGGCTCGTCCATGCGGTGGTTCGAGCGACCGATGCGCTGCATGATCCGGGATGCGCCTTTGGGCGCGCCCACGTTCACCACGAGATCCACGTCGCCCCAGTCGATGCCGAGATCGAGCGTCGCGGTGCACACCACCGCCTTCAGCCTTCCGGCCGCCATCGCCTCCTCGACGCGACGGCGCTGCGACACGTCGAGGGAGCCGT is part of the Microvirga terrae genome and encodes:
- the pdeM gene encoding ligase-associated DNA damage response endonuclease PdeM, whose product is MTALRKNKQTTHEIELAGQLALLDLTGAMYLPAHDALLVADLHFEKGSSFARRGMMLPPYDTRETLLALSDAVLRFDPKTVVALGDSFHDIGGPDRLGDEERATLAQAQQGRDWIWVTGNHDRILPDSIGGQVVDEMALGSLTLRHEPAAGEQAEIAGHLHPVGKVVMRGRATRRRCFLTDGRRCVMPALGAYAGGLNACDAAFKPLFPNGFTAHLIGTERIFAIARSMLCRD
- a CDS encoding ligase-associated DNA damage response DEXH box helicase; translated protein: MSHAPASLLPKIFRDWFRHRGWKPREHQLDLLAKAREDRSVLLVAPTGAGKTLAGFLPSLVELAERGPGRGTAKDRRGLHTLYISPLKALATDIARNLEAPVQEMGLPIRIETRTGDTPSHKRARQIERPPDILLTTPEQLALLLAHAEAREFFKDLRRVVLDELHSLVTSKRGDLLSLGLARLVAIAPQATAVGLSATVREPDDLRRYLVPQRSPSPSEDEVERGQLADLVVVQGGAQPDIRMLEIDERLPLAGHTASLSMPAIYDLIRDHKTTLVFVNTRLQAEYTFQELWKLNDDNLAIALHHGSLDVSQRRRVEEAMAAGRLKAVVCTATLDLGIDWGDVDLVVNVGAPKGASRIMQRIGRSNHRMDEPSEAYLVPANRFEILECRAALDAVHEAAQDTPDARTGALDVLCQHILGMACAEPFRLDGLYEEVRSAAPYAGLTWEDFEACVAFVATGGYALRAYERFAKIVKGKDDLWRVRDAKVAQQYRLNVGTIVESSMIKVRLGKSARSRPGTVLPRGRILGEIEEYFAETLTPGDTFLFAGEVLRFEGISEDEALVTRAGAGTDPMIPSYEGGKFPLSTFLAARVRQILADPFEWDRLPQQMTDWLLQQRRRSLLPGPRDLLVETFPRGNRFYMTCFPFEGRLAHQTLGMLLTRRLERAKLKPLGFVANDYGIAVYASGDVAGRAARDPAFMDDLFSEDMLGDDLEDWLAESSLMKRTFRQCAVIAGLIERRFPGEKKTGRQVTISTDLVYDVLRKHEPDHVLLRASRADAATGLLDVRRLGMMLERIRGRIIHKPLDRVSPLSVSVMLEIGRERVYSDNADEILAEAEAALLDEALA